In the genome of Phormidium ambiguum IAM M-71, the window ATAATCTTTCAAGCCTTTGTATTAATCAGAGATTGGTCAGATACTCCAGCAGATAAATTAATGTTTTTCACCCATTTAGTCGCCTTTTTTGGTTGTATTTTATTTAATACCGCCGATGTCACAATGTTTGATTTACGAGTTAATGCTTTAGGTTGGTTGTTATTAGCTGGAATTTGGGGAGTTATTTGTAATCACAAATCAAAAAAGAGGAAGAATTTAAATGGTGCAGATTACAACCCAAGTTAATGAGTTAGAAATTGATGATTTTCAAGGGAAAGTAACACAAAATATTGTCCTTTCTCAGGTGAGTTGGCAGACTTTTAAAGCCTTACTTACAGATATGGGAAATCATCGATTGTCTCGGTTGACTTATAATCAGGGAACACTGCAAATAAAAATTCCTTCAAAGTTACATGAAATTATTAATCGGTTGTTGGCAAGAATTGTGACGACGCTAACGGAAGAATTAAACTTGAATGTAATTAATTTGGGTTCTACAACTTTGGCAAGGGAAGATCTGGCGCAGGGTGCGGAACCAGATACTTGTTTTTATATCCAAAATGCCGACTTATTAGAAGGTTTAGATCCAGAAATTCCAGAGAATTTACCGCCTGATTTAGTAATTGAAGTTGATATTACCAGCCCTTCTACTCGGAGAATAGATGTTTATCAGGCTTTAGGAATTCCAGAAGTTTGGTGTTATACAAAAAAACAAGGGTTGAAAGTTTATTTATTGCGCCAAGAAGGGGAAAATCAACGTTATGAGGAATCATCAGTAAGTGGGGCTTTTCCACTAGTAACTGCTGAGACTTTAAATCAGTTTTTACAACAACGCCAAACGATGAATGAAAATGCAGTAATTCGATCGCTGCGGGATTGGGTTAAATTAAATATTGCTCAGAGTTAGGATACATTAATTATTGAAGAGTTAAGTCAGCCTTCTGTCTTCTTAGACTAAAATAGTCGATAAACTTTCACAACTAGTCAGAGGGAAGCAGAGGTGACTAGCAACAGGGAGACAGAAAACCAAAACGAAACCAGCGTTTCCACCAAAGAACGCCTAAATTCTAGTTATTACGGCTTATTAGGGCTGCACCCTGCCGCATCCCCTGTAGAAATTCGGCGGGCTTACCGAGAATTAAGCAAACGCTACCATCCCGATACTACAGAATTACCAAAAGCGATCGCCACCAGCAAATTCCAACAACTCAACGAAGCCTACGCCACCCTCAGCAACCCAGAACGCCGACTAACCTACGACTACAAAATTGGCTACTCTCGCGTCGCTGTCGTACAACCAAAGCCAAACCTACATCAACCAATTTCCCAAAAAACCCATTCCTCTTCCGCCTACCTCGACCCCACCGACAGACCCCTCGATGGCGGAGAAATCTTCGCCTTATTTCTTCTTCTTTTAACCTTCATTGGCTGTTTAGTCTTAGCCTTCGTCGTCGCCCTAACTCGTGGTGAAACAGCATTACAACCCTTAGTTACACAAACAGAAAATCAAACCATACTCAAACAAGTCACACCCACCCCAATAAGTTCATTCCCAGTTCACTCTGCACCATCTCTGAGCTAATAAGCGTAAAAATAATAGTTAAAGGTTAACTATTCCTCACCTTTAACTTATTAAACTATGACGATTCCTCCTCCAGAAACTCCCTTGTATAACCATCCCTTACCGGAGATTGAACAATGGTTAAAAATGCAAGGATGTCAACAAGACGAAACAGAACTACATTGCTGGCGAGTGGAAAAACCCGCCTGGAAAGCAGAATTGTGGCTAGATATTGACCAAATAACCGTTCGGTATCTCAACGCTGGGGAAAACGATCAGGATATTCAACGTTCTTTTAAATATTCCCTGAGTCGCCGCGATATTGAAGAAGCAATTTTCTCAGGCCCCTAAAACAATTTTGGATTTTGGATTTTAGATTTGAGAAAATGGCAGATAAAATCATCCATATTGATTGGTTAAATAGCAATCTGAAAATCGAAAATCTAAAATCGCAAATCCAAAATTGCTAGACTTTGCCAAAACGTCGATCGCGTCTTTGATAAGCAGACAAAGCTTGATGAAACTCCTTCCGGTCAAAATCCGGCCACAGAGTCTGAGTAATATAAATTTCTGCATAAGCCATTTGCCAAAGCAGAAAATTACTAATTCGCATTTCGCCGCTAGTCCGAATTAATAAATCGGGATCGCAAATACCCGCCGTATACAGATGACTTTCAAACAAAGATCGATCGATTTCTTCTGGTTTCAAAGTACCTTGTTGAACTTGATTTGCGATCGCCCGACAAGCCTGTAAAATTTCCTCCCTGCCCCCATAATTCGTCGCCACCGTAAACTTAATGCCTTGATTTTCTTTAGTTTCCGTCATCGATCGCTCAATTTCAGCTTGCAGCGACGACGGTAGAGAATTTAAATTACCTACAAAGCGAATTTGGACATTCTCTTCCATCATTTCCCGCAACTCTTGGCGCAAAACCCGTTCAAACAAAGTCATCAAAAAATCAACTTCCTCTAAAGGCCGCCCCCAATTCTCCGTCGAAAAAGCATAAGCAGTTAACGCCTCAATTCCCCAATCCTTACAACAGCGCAACAAATCCTTCAGTGCATCAACCCCGCGCCTATGCCCCATAATTCGCGGTAAACCTTTTTGTTTCGCCCAGCGACCATTGCCATCCATAATCACCGCTACGTGCCTGGGTAATCTCTCTGGCTCCAAATCATCCGGCAGATATTTCAAAACAGTTTGCTTAGCCGTCATATAAACTTTAAAAATCTTGAATG includes:
- a CDS encoding Uma2 family endonuclease — translated: MVQITTQVNELEIDDFQGKVTQNIVLSQVSWQTFKALLTDMGNHRLSRLTYNQGTLQIKIPSKLHEIINRLLARIVTTLTEELNLNVINLGSTTLAREDLAQGAEPDTCFYIQNADLLEGLDPEIPENLPPDLVIEVDITSPSTRRIDVYQALGIPEVWCYTKKQGLKVYLLRQEGENQRYEESSVSGAFPLVTAETLNQFLQQRQTMNENAVIRSLRDWVKLNIAQS
- a CDS encoding J domain-containing protein, coding for MTSNRETENQNETSVSTKERLNSSYYGLLGLHPAASPVEIRRAYRELSKRYHPDTTELPKAIATSKFQQLNEAYATLSNPERRLTYDYKIGYSRVAVVQPKPNLHQPISQKTHSSSAYLDPTDRPLDGGEIFALFLLLLTFIGCLVLAFVVALTRGETALQPLVTQTENQTILKQVTPTPISSFPVHSAPSLS
- a CDS encoding DUF3143 domain-containing protein, which encodes MTIPPPETPLYNHPLPEIEQWLKMQGCQQDETELHCWRVEKPAWKAELWLDIDQITVRYLNAGENDQDIQRSFKYSLSRRDIEEAIFSGP
- a CDS encoding isoprenyl transferase; this translates as MTAKQTVLKYLPDDLEPERLPRHVAVIMDGNGRWAKQKGLPRIMGHRRGVDALKDLLRCCKDWGIEALTAYAFSTENWGRPLEEVDFLMTLFERVLRQELREMMEENVQIRFVGNLNSLPSSLQAEIERSMTETKENQGIKFTVATNYGGREEILQACRAIANQVQQGTLKPEEIDRSLFESHLYTAGICDPDLLIRTSGEMRISNFLLWQMAYAEIYITQTLWPDFDRKEFHQALSAYQRRDRRFGKV